A stretch of DNA from Rothia mucilaginosa:
CCACGGGAACAATCATGGGCTTGCGGCGCAGACGGCGAGAAATCCAGGCACCGATGGTGCGGCGCACAATCTGCTGCAGCTGCTGCACGGTGTGCACCTTCTCGGGTGCGCGGTGCAGAGCATCCTCCAGAGCGGCGGTAATCTTCGGAACGATCTCGTCAAAGACCGAGTCGTCCTCAGCGATACCGCGAGCGTGAATATCCGGGCCGGTCACCACGCGCTTAGTTGCGCGGTCAATGACGGTCACGATAGACACGAAGCCCTCTTCACCCAGGATGCGGCGGTCCTTCAGGTCGCTCTCGGTGACCTCACCGACGGAGCGGCCGTCAACGTACAGGTACTCGCAGGGAACCTCGCCCACCACGGACGCCACGCCATCGCGCAGGTCCACGACGGTGCCGGACTCGCAGAGCAGCACGTTCTTCTTCGGAACGCCGGTCTCCATCGCCAGGTCGCCGCTGGCAATCAGGTGGCGAACCTCGCCGTGAACCGGCATAACGTTCTTCGGCTTGAGAATGTTGTAGCAGTACAGCAGCTCACCCGCGGCAGCGTGACCGGAAACGTGAACCTTCGCGTTGCCCTTGTGCACCACGTTAGCGCCCAGCTTCATGAGGGCGTTAATGATGCGGAAGACGCTGGTCTCGTTACCGGGAATCAGCGAGGACGCGAGCACCACGGTGTCGCCGGGCTCAATCTGAATCTTGTGGTCACCGTTCGCCATGCGCGACAGTGCCGCCATCGGCTCGCCCTGCGAACCGGTGCACATCATTACAATCTGGTCGGGGCGGTAGTCGTCAACCTTCTTCAGATCCACCAGCACGTTCGCGGGAACCTTCAGGTAGCCCAGCTTCTCAGCAATGGTCATGTTACGCACCATGGAGCGGCCCACGAGCACGACCTTACGGCCACGCTCAGCGGCTGCGTCCAGTACCTGCTGCACGCGGTGAACGTGCGAGGAGAAGGACGCCACAATAATACGGCCGCTTGCGTCACGGAAAACGTTCGACAGCACCGGACCGATGTTCTTTTCGGTCGGGGTGAAGCCGGGAACCTCAGCGTTGGTGGAGTCCGGCAGGAACAGGTCCACGCCCTCCTCGCCCAGGCGGGCGAAGTGGCGCAGGTCGGTCAGGCGGCCATCCAGCGGCAGCTGGTCCATCTTGAAGTCGCCGGTGTGCAGAACCTTGCCAGCCTTGGTGCGGATGTAGACAGCCAGCGCATCCGGAATCGAGTGGTTCACCGCAACGAACTCGCACTCGAACGGGCCGAAACGCTCCACCTGGTGCTCCTTCACCGCGAGGGTGTAGGGCTTGATGCGGTGCTCGGCGAGCTTCGCCTCAACCAGTGCCAGGGTCAGTTCGGAACCGACCAGGGGGATGTCGGGGCGGCGGCGCAGCAGGTAGGGCACCGCGCCGATGTGGTCCTCGTGGCCGTGGGTCAGAACCATGGCGACCACGTCGTCCAGACGGTCAACAATGTAGCTGAAGTCGGGCAGGATCAGGTCCACGCCGGGCTGGGACTCTTCGGGGAAGAGCACGCCGCAGTCAACAATCAGCAGCTTGCCGTTAATTTCGTACACGGTCATGTTACGACCGACTTCGCCCAGGCCGCCCAGGGGCACCACGCGCAGGGTGTCCTTCTTCAGGCGGGGCGGGAGGGGAAGATTCGCTTCAAAGACGCTCATCGTGTGTCTCCTCTTTCTTCTATGTTTTCTTGTGATGTCTGTGATTCGTAGGCGACGCTTCGTACCGCAAGCACTCCGGCTGATTCGGCTCTCATATGCCGAGGCTGCGAAGGTGCTGCCGGTGCGTCCAAATCACCGAAAGTATTCAAAAGTATTTGGGGCGTAGTGCGCGGGTGCCTCTGCCTAAGGCCCTGTCTGAGTGGGGGCTAGAGTCGCTTGATTCAACAGGCAACGATAAACCGCGGCAATACGCCAGAGCGGACCCCTCACCTAGTGTTAGGTGTGGAGTCCGCGTCCGTTGGCTATCTCATGCGTCCCGAGGGCGGGGCGTACGATAGCCGAAGTCCTCTATATATACGCGCTCTGCACGAATAGTTGTGCAGGTTCTGCGTTAAAGTTTAGGCGTTCTTCAGGGTGTGAGCGATGCTCGAGGAGAGCAGATCAGCTCGCATAGCCTGGGCAACCTCCGGTTCGGAGAGTACGTGCGGCAGGCGAACGACGGGCTCATCCAGCACACCCTGCCAGGAAAGAATTTCCTTGGCGGCAACGCAACCGGGGGCACGGCCCATGGTTGCTCGGACAATCGGAGTCAGTTCCAGGTGAAGACGCTGCGCCTCCACCAGGTCCTGTGCAACGACAGCATCAATGAGGGCACGGAAGAGTCCGGGTGCCACATGTGCAGTCACCGAAACGAGGCCGACGGCGCCCATTGCCATCCAGGGAAGGGTCAGTCCGTCGTCGCCGCTGTAGTAGTGCAGGTCGGTGGTTGCCATGACCTCGGTTGCGGCACCGAAGTCTGCCTTAGCGTCTTTCACCGCTACAATACTATCAATTTCTGCAAGGCGACGGTAGGTTTCGGGTGCGATGGGGATGCCCGCACGACCCGGAATATCATAAAGCATGACGGGGGTCTCAGTTGCTTGAGCAACGGTCGCAAAATGGGCGTAGACACCCGGCTGAGTCGGCTTGTTGTAGTAGGGGGTCACAACCAGCAGACCGTCCACACCAATCTTTTCGGCGCGGTGCGCCAGCTCAATAGTATGCGCGGTATCGTTCGAACCAACACCGGCAATAATCTTCGCGCGAGAACCGACGGTATCCTTCACAATCTGGAAGACGCGCTCGTTCTCGTCATCGGTCATGGTGGAGTATTCGCCGGTGGTACCGCAGACCACCAGGCCGTCGTGGCCGTTCTCCACAAGGTAATTCGCCAGGTCTGCGACCTGCTTTTCGTCAACGGAGCCGTCCTTCGCGAAGGGGGTCACCATTGCGGTCAGGAGGCGACCGAAGACGGGTTCAACAAAAGTACCGGGGTTCGAAAGGTTCTCAGACATATGTCCAGAGTACGCCCGAACTGCAGATTTTTGCTACAGAACGCATAAGTTTTCATGCATGTTCTACTATTCGGACTTTTTCAAATCCGCGGTACTTTCGCGGAGATTCCCCCACAGAAGCTATGAACACAGAGGCTATGAATACAAGGGCTATGAAACCGGGCGCGAAGCCTCGGCGCTATCTACCAACCGCACACCGAAAATAAATGCGGCATTAAGGATGGGCCACCAGGGCAGCCCCTAGCGCATACCCTTCACCTGGCCGCCCGAACGCAGCGCCCACGCGTTACGCATCGCCGCGCGGGCACGCTTGCGCTCGCCGCCCGCATCGTACATGCACGCCAGGTTAAACCACGCCTTCCAGCTATTCGGCTCCTGCTCCACCGCCGCCGCGAAGCTCTCAAACTCCACCGCAGCAGCCTCACGGTCCACACGGCCGGAGGGGGTGCGCGGCAGGGTATCCTCCGCCAGCTCGCCCGAAGCCGCAAGCTCATGAGCCATACGCT
This window harbors:
- a CDS encoding ribonuclease J; the encoded protein is MSVFEANLPLPPRLKKDTLRVVPLGGLGEVGRNMTVYEINGKLLIVDCGVLFPEESQPGVDLILPDFSYIVDRLDDVVAMVLTHGHEDHIGAVPYLLRRRPDIPLVGSELTLALVEAKLAEHRIKPYTLAVKEHQVERFGPFECEFVAVNHSIPDALAVYIRTKAGKVLHTGDFKMDQLPLDGRLTDLRHFARLGEEGVDLFLPDSTNAEVPGFTPTEKNIGPVLSNVFRDASGRIIVASFSSHVHRVQQVLDAAAERGRKVVLVGRSMVRNMTIAEKLGYLKVPANVLVDLKKVDDYRPDQIVMMCTGSQGEPMAALSRMANGDHKIQIEPGDTVVLASSLIPGNETSVFRIINALMKLGANVVHKGNAKVHVSGHAAAGELLYCYNILKPKNVMPVHGEVRHLIASGDLAMETGVPKKNVLLCESGTVVDLRDGVASVVGEVPCEYLYVDGRSVGEVTESDLKDRRILGEEGFVSIVTVIDRATKRVVTGPDIHARGIAEDDSVFDEIVPKITAALEDALHRAPEKVHTVQQLQQIVRRTIGAWISRRLRRKPMIVPVVVENTSKAAKN
- the dapA gene encoding 4-hydroxy-tetrahydrodipicolinate synthase gives rise to the protein MSENLSNPGTFVEPVFGRLLTAMVTPFAKDGSVDEKQVADLANYLVENGHDGLVVCGTTGEYSTMTDDENERVFQIVKDTVGSRAKIIAGVGSNDTAHTIELAHRAEKIGVDGLLVVTPYYNKPTQPGVYAHFATVAQATETPVMLYDIPGRAGIPIAPETYRRLAEIDSIVAVKDAKADFGAATEVMATTDLHYYSGDDGLTLPWMAMGAVGLVSVTAHVAPGLFRALIDAVVAQDLVEAQRLHLELTPIVRATMGRAPGCVAAKEILSWQGVLDEPVVRLPHVLSEPEVAQAMRADLLSSSIAHTLKNA